In one window of Dokdonia sp. PRO95 DNA:
- a CDS encoding VOC family protein, whose protein sequence is MATLSRKYDTSHLPRSIITIASEEQRISLKMKIFSFLKPIIMSTFFINHIAISVQDVAVSIAFYQKVFGFTEIENTASVSPTRWLALGDGKQLHLIPRPGETVITNKAVHLALATADLASFITHLKSLNIEYADWRGTPTKDYVRNDGIQQVYFQDPDGYWIEVNDDA, encoded by the coding sequence ATGGCTACGCTTTCGCGAAAATATGACACCTCGCACCTACCGCGTTCCATAATAACTATTGCTAGTGAGGAGCAGCGTATTTCATTAAAAATGAAGATATTTAGCTTCTTAAAACCAATCATCATGAGCACATTCTTTATAAATCATATTGCCATTTCTGTACAAGACGTAGCCGTCTCCATTGCTTTTTATCAAAAGGTATTTGGCTTTACCGAAATAGAAAATACCGCCTCTGTCTCCCCTACTCGCTGGCTCGCCCTAGGTGATGGCAAGCAGCTGCACCTCATCCCAAGACCTGGCGAAACCGTAATCACAAACAAAGCAGTACACCTCGCACTTGCCACCGCAGACCTTGCTTCCTTTATCACGCACCTTAAAAGCCTCAACATAGAGTATGCCGACTGGCGAGGAACACCCACTAAAGATTATGTGCGCAATGATGGGATACAGCAAGTGTACTTCCAAGATCCAGATGGTTACTGG